In one Nocardioides sp. NBC_00368 genomic region, the following are encoded:
- a CDS encoding bifunctional cytidylyltransferase/SDR family oxidoreductase encodes MLRNVAVLLAGGVGSRVGLDIPKQLIKIAGMPIMEHTLGVLDRHPEIDEIIILMAPGHLDAVHAMTRDGRYPKVSKILEGAETRNETTKRALAALPEGEDCNVLLHDAVRPLLSEEVITDCFKALLTYQAVDVAIPSADTIIELNDDNTIAQIPDRSRLRRGQTPQAFLASTLKRAYEIADQDPEFKATDDCSVVLKYLPDTKIWVVDGHEQNMKVTEPIDVYIADKLFQLTAQQQFPQRSEADYRSALEGKNMVVFGGSYGIGADIAELAESYGANVASYSRSATSTDVAKRADIVAAAADAGKRFGSIDFVVNTAGVLPRGELATVSEETIYSATEINYIAPVLIAQEFFPYLARAKGSLLFFTSSSYTRGRRGYALYSSAKAATVNLTQALADEWADQGVRVNAINPERTATPMRTKAFGQEPSHTLLESKAVARASLDTLIASSTGHVIDLRRIDPIQEALDAAAGN; translated from the coding sequence GTGCTTCGTAACGTTGCCGTGCTGCTTGCCGGCGGTGTGGGCTCCCGCGTGGGTCTCGACATCCCGAAGCAGCTCATCAAGATCGCCGGGATGCCCATCATGGAGCACACCCTCGGCGTGCTCGACCGCCACCCGGAGATCGACGAGATCATCATCCTGATGGCTCCCGGCCACCTCGACGCGGTGCACGCGATGACCCGCGACGGCCGCTACCCGAAGGTCTCCAAGATCCTCGAGGGCGCCGAGACCCGCAACGAGACGACCAAGCGCGCCCTGGCCGCCCTTCCCGAGGGCGAGGACTGCAACGTACTCCTCCACGACGCCGTGCGTCCGCTGCTCAGCGAGGAGGTGATCACCGACTGCTTCAAGGCGCTGCTGACCTACCAGGCCGTCGATGTCGCCATCCCCTCCGCGGACACGATCATCGAGCTCAACGACGACAACACCATCGCGCAGATCCCGGACCGCTCGCGGCTGCGCCGCGGCCAGACGCCGCAGGCCTTCCTCGCCTCGACCCTGAAGCGTGCCTACGAGATCGCCGACCAGGACCCGGAGTTCAAGGCGACCGACGACTGCAGCGTGGTGCTGAAGTACCTCCCCGACACCAAGATCTGGGTGGTCGACGGCCACGAGCAGAACATGAAGGTCACCGAGCCGATCGACGTCTACATCGCCGACAAGCTCTTCCAGCTCACCGCCCAGCAGCAGTTCCCGCAGAGGTCCGAGGCCGACTACCGGTCCGCGCTCGAGGGCAAGAACATGGTTGTCTTCGGCGGCAGCTACGGCATCGGCGCCGACATCGCCGAGCTGGCCGAGTCCTACGGCGCCAACGTCGCCTCCTACAGCCGCTCGGCCACCAGCACCGACGTCGCCAAGCGGGCCGACATCGTCGCCGCGGCGGCCGATGCCGGCAAGCGCTTCGGCTCGATCGACTTCGTGGTCAACACCGCGGGCGTGCTGCCCCGTGGTGAGCTCGCCACCGTCTCGGAGGAGACGATCTACAGCGCGACCGAGATCAACTACATCGCGCCGGTGCTGATCGCCCAGGAGTTCTTCCCCTACCTCGCCCGGGCGAAGGGCTCGCTGCTCTTCTTCACCTCGAGCTCCTACACCCGCGGCCGCCGCGGCTACGCGCTCTACTCCTCGGCCAAGGCGGCCACGGTCAACCTGACCCAGGCGCTCGCCGACGAGTGGGCCGACCAGGGCGTACGCGTCAACGCGATCAACCCCGAGCGCACCGCCACCCCGATGCGCACCAAGGCGTTCGGCCAGGAGCCGTCCCACACCCTCCTGGAGTCGAAGGCCGTGGCCCGGGCGTCGCTGGACACCCTGATCGCGTCGAGCACCGGCCACGTCATCGACCTGCGCCGCATCGACCCGATCCAGGAGGCCCTGGACGCCGCGGCGGGGAACTGA
- a CDS encoding Rossmann-like and DUF2520 domain-containing protein, with translation MNPLRVGVVGAGRVGAVLAAALRSAGHEIAAVAGESDASRARIASLLPGVPVEKPTAVARASDLLLLTVPDDMLGNVVQTMTDAGAIRPGMYVAHTSGRHGLAILEPAAAIGAHVMAVHPAMTFSGTSVDLARLSGCVFGLTAASPADRAFAEALVQDLGGNPMWVPEEMRTLYHAGLAHGANHLVTLVTEAMEILAAAGATDPAGTLRPLLTAALDNALDHGDAALTGPIVRGDAGTVAAHLDDIRTNAPQTLASYVSMARATLDRAVSDGRLLPLRALKIKNLLDAADRTAVQPLPRPVHLWNQ, from the coding sequence ATGAACCCACTCAGGGTGGGCGTCGTCGGCGCGGGTCGCGTCGGAGCCGTCCTTGCTGCAGCGCTTCGGTCCGCCGGTCATGAGATCGCGGCGGTCGCCGGAGAGTCCGACGCCTCTCGCGCACGCATCGCCTCGCTTCTCCCGGGCGTCCCGGTCGAGAAGCCGACCGCCGTCGCCCGTGCGTCCGACCTCCTTCTGCTCACCGTGCCCGACGACATGCTCGGCAACGTCGTCCAGACGATGACCGACGCCGGCGCGATCCGCCCCGGGATGTACGTCGCCCACACCTCCGGCCGCCACGGCCTGGCGATCCTCGAGCCGGCGGCCGCGATCGGCGCCCATGTGATGGCCGTCCACCCGGCGATGACGTTCTCCGGCACCTCTGTCGACCTGGCCCGGCTCTCGGGCTGCGTCTTCGGGCTGACCGCCGCCTCTCCCGCCGACCGGGCCTTCGCCGAGGCGCTGGTCCAGGATCTCGGCGGCAACCCGATGTGGGTGCCCGAGGAGATGCGGACGCTCTACCACGCCGGGCTCGCGCACGGCGCGAACCACCTGGTCACCCTGGTCACCGAGGCGATGGAGATCCTCGCCGCCGCCGGTGCCACCGACCCCGCGGGGACGCTCCGTCCGCTGCTGACCGCCGCCCTCGACAACGCCCTGGACCACGGCGACGCGGCGCTGACCGGCCCGATCGTCCGCGGTGACGCCGGCACGGTGGCGGCCCACCTCGACGACATCCGCACCAACGCGCCGCAGACCCTGGCCTCGTACGTCTCGATGGCGCGAGCCACGCTCGACCGGGCCGTCTCCGACGGGCGGCTGCTGCCGCTCCGGGCGCTCAAGATCAAGAACCTGCTCGATGCCGCCGACCGCACCGCGGTGCAGCCGTTGCCGCGTCCCGTCCACCTCTGGAACCAGTGA
- the panC gene encoding pantoate--beta-alanine ligase has protein sequence MTAHIVSGSASTQLASTREELAKLLDSARRDGTPVGFVPTMGALHEGHASLMRVTRERVGDGPVVVSIFVNPLQFGAGEDLDRYPRTLEADLEVCEREGVDVVFAPSVDEVYPGGDPQVTVAPGPLADVLEGKTRPGHFGGVLTVVAKLFGLVKPDVAVFGEKDYQQLTLIRRMSADLCLGVDVVGAPTQREPDGLALSSRNRYLSPEQREEATTLSRALYAAQVEAAHGVEAALQAARAELRRSKGVDLDYLVVTDPALAALPTEPEPGTEARILIAARVGTTRLIDNMSLTIGASR, from the coding sequence ATGACCGCGCACATTGTCTCGGGCTCCGCTTCGACGCAGCTCGCCTCTACTCGTGAGGAGCTCGCGAAGCTCCTCGACTCCGCCCGTCGTGACGGCACCCCCGTCGGGTTCGTGCCCACGATGGGCGCGCTCCACGAGGGCCACGCGTCGCTGATGCGGGTCACCCGCGAGCGGGTCGGTGACGGTCCGGTCGTCGTGTCGATCTTCGTCAACCCGCTGCAGTTCGGCGCGGGCGAGGATCTCGACCGCTACCCGCGCACGCTCGAGGCGGACCTGGAGGTCTGCGAGCGCGAGGGCGTCGACGTCGTCTTCGCGCCCTCGGTCGACGAGGTCTACCCCGGCGGCGACCCGCAGGTCACGGTGGCCCCCGGTCCGCTCGCCGACGTGCTCGAGGGCAAGACCCGGCCGGGCCACTTCGGCGGCGTGCTGACCGTCGTCGCGAAGCTGTTCGGGCTGGTCAAGCCAGATGTCGCCGTCTTCGGCGAGAAGGACTACCAGCAGCTGACGCTGATCCGCCGGATGTCGGCCGATCTGTGCCTCGGCGTCGACGTCGTCGGTGCCCCGACCCAGCGCGAGCCCGACGGCCTGGCACTCTCCTCGCGCAACCGCTACCTCTCGCCCGAGCAGCGGGAGGAGGCGACGACGCTGTCGCGGGCGCTCTACGCCGCGCAGGTCGAGGCCGCGCACGGCGTCGAGGCCGCGCTCCAGGCGGCTCGCGCCGAGCTGCGTCGCTCGAAGGGCGTCGACCTCGACTACCTCGTGGTCACCGACCCCGCGCTGGCGGCGCTGCCCACCGAACCGGAGCCGGGCACCGAAGCCCGGATCCTCATCGCCGCCCGGGTCGGCACGACCCGACTCATCGACAACATGAGCCTCACGATCGGAGCATCCCGATGA
- the panD gene encoding aspartate 1-decarboxylase — protein sequence MTRLRTMMTGKIHRATVTQADLHYVGSVTVDADLLDAADILPGELVSIVDITNGARLETYTIAGERGSGVLGINGAAAHLVHPGDLVILIAYAQMTTEEAKAFEPHVVHVDEANHIVALGSDRSEPVPGTDQMRGPLVLTQ from the coding sequence ATGACTCGTCTGCGCACCATGATGACCGGCAAGATCCACCGCGCCACGGTCACCCAGGCAGACCTCCACTACGTCGGCTCGGTGACCGTCGACGCAGATCTCCTCGACGCCGCGGACATCCTTCCCGGCGAGCTGGTCTCCATCGTCGACATCACCAACGGTGCCCGCCTGGAGACCTACACGATCGCGGGCGAGCGCGGGTCGGGCGTCCTGGGGATCAACGGCGCCGCCGCCCACCTGGTCCACCCCGGCGACCTCGTCATCCTCATCGCGTACGCGCAGATGACCACCGAGGAGGCCAAGGCGTTCGAGCCGCACGTCGTCCACGTCGACGAGGCGAACCACATCGTCGCGCTCGGCTCCGACCGGAGCGAGCCGGTTCCAGGGACCGACCAGATGCGTGGACCGCTCGTTCTCACGCAGTAG
- a CDS encoding L-aspartate oxidase — MNMQLLSARDPGWTEWADVIVVGSGIAGLTAALRLKDQVERVAVVTKDVLQAGSTQWAQGGIAAALGEGDTPDQHEVDTLVAGAGACDLEAVRVLVGEGAEAVRELIEWGADFDKDPEGNLSLTREGGHRRDRIAHADGDATGAEIQRALMEAVRRAPEILVFEHAMVVDLLTAADGGVAGLTIHVMGEGDADGVGIVRTRAVVLASGGLGQVFSQTTNPAVATADGMAIALRAGATLRDLEFVQFHPTVMYLGEDSRGQQPLISEAVRGEGAFLVDWDGNRLMEGVHELEDLAPRDIVSKAIMKRMLETGHPNMWLDARHLGRPVIEPVEITAEETSATRAFWERRFPNILASLLSHGVDPSVDLIPVAPACHYASGGVRTDLWGRSDVPGLYATGEVACSGVHGANRLASNSLLEGLVFSRRIAEVLPGELRQLEDPEPGAGTGRPLVPGTALKQLQETMTTKVGVLRNATGLAEAFDELEELGTTAATEIDPAAWEATNLLTVSLALAKSALLREETRGSHWREDFAERDDAGFAGHFDVRLRDGETVVSFTPAPATDRTTTTMAGA, encoded by the coding sequence ATGAACATGCAGCTGCTCTCCGCCCGTGATCCGGGCTGGACCGAGTGGGCGGACGTGATCGTGGTGGGCTCGGGGATCGCCGGGCTCACCGCGGCGCTGCGGCTGAAGGACCAGGTCGAGCGGGTCGCCGTCGTCACCAAGGACGTGCTTCAGGCCGGCTCGACGCAGTGGGCCCAGGGCGGCATCGCGGCCGCGCTCGGCGAAGGTGACACCCCCGACCAGCACGAGGTCGACACGCTCGTGGCAGGCGCCGGGGCGTGCGACCTGGAGGCCGTACGTGTCCTGGTCGGTGAGGGCGCCGAGGCCGTGCGCGAGCTCATCGAGTGGGGCGCCGACTTCGACAAGGACCCCGAGGGCAACCTGTCCCTCACCCGGGAGGGCGGTCACCGCCGCGACCGGATCGCGCACGCCGACGGCGACGCGACCGGCGCCGAGATCCAGCGCGCGCTGATGGAGGCGGTCCGGCGCGCTCCGGAGATCCTGGTCTTCGAGCACGCGATGGTCGTCGACCTGCTGACCGCCGCCGACGGCGGCGTCGCCGGCCTGACCATCCATGTGATGGGTGAGGGCGATGCGGACGGTGTCGGGATCGTGCGTACCCGGGCTGTCGTCCTCGCCTCCGGCGGCCTCGGCCAGGTCTTCTCCCAGACCACCAACCCCGCGGTCGCCACGGCCGACGGGATGGCGATCGCGCTGCGGGCCGGTGCGACGCTGCGCGACCTGGAGTTCGTCCAGTTCCACCCCACGGTGATGTATCTGGGTGAGGACTCCCGTGGCCAGCAGCCGCTGATCTCCGAGGCCGTACGCGGCGAGGGCGCCTTCCTGGTGGACTGGGACGGCAACCGGCTCATGGAGGGTGTCCACGAGCTCGAGGACCTGGCGCCGCGCGACATCGTCTCCAAGGCGATCATGAAGCGGATGCTCGAGACCGGCCACCCCAACATGTGGCTCGACGCCCGTCATCTGGGCCGTCCGGTGATCGAGCCTGTCGAGATCACCGCAGAGGAGACCTCAGCCACCCGGGCGTTCTGGGAGCGCCGTTTCCCGAACATCCTCGCCTCGCTGCTCTCGCACGGCGTGGATCCGTCCGTCGACCTGATCCCGGTCGCCCCGGCGTGCCACTACGCCTCCGGCGGTGTACGCACGGACCTGTGGGGTCGTTCGGACGTACCCGGGCTCTACGCCACCGGCGAGGTCGCCTGCAGCGGCGTCCACGGCGCCAACCGGCTCGCTTCCAACTCGCTGCTCGAGGGGCTGGTGTTCTCCCGCCGGATCGCAGAGGTGCTGCCCGGTGAGCTGCGTCAGCTGGAGGATCCCGAGCCGGGTGCCGGCACGGGGCGCCCGCTCGTCCCGGGCACCGCGCTCAAGCAGCTGCAGGAGACGATGACGACCAAGGTCGGGGTGCTCCGCAACGCGACCGGTCTCGCCGAGGCGTTCGACGAGCTCGAGGAGCTCGGCACGACCGCCGCGACCGAGATCGACCCCGCCGCCTGGGAGGCGACCAACCTGCTGACCGTCTCCCTCGCCCTGGCGAAGTCCGCGCTGCTGCGCGAGGAGACCCGCGGGTCCCACTGGCGCGAGGACTTCGCCGAGCGCGACGACGCCGGGTTCGCCGGCCACTTCGACGTTCGGCTCCGGGACGGCGAGACTGTCGTCAGCTTCACCCCGGCCCCAGCGACCGACCGCACCACCACAACCATGGCAGGAGCCTGA
- the nadC gene encoding carboxylating nicotinate-nucleotide diphosphorylase translates to MTIRRVPFDEIPQSLREELTKAGLDAGEVYDAVELALDEDLPSAAPGEMPSEDVTSVATIAPDSTGIGVFAAREDGVVAGLGVAELVFAYVMGDSVTVTDRVKDGSKVKAGDVIMRIAGPTRGLLTAERTALNYASHLSGVATGVAAWTEALEGTGAQVLDTRKTLPGFRSLEKYAVRCGGGANHRMSLCDMALVKDNHIVAAGGAVQAYEAVKFAYPDVPIEVEVTTLEELEALLAAGCGRIMLDNMSTAMMKEAVEITAGRAVLEASGGLTLDRAREVAETGVDYLSVGALTHSVKVFDIGFDLSEG, encoded by the coding sequence ATGACCATCCGACGCGTGCCCTTCGACGAGATCCCGCAGTCGCTGCGCGAGGAGCTGACCAAGGCCGGCCTGGACGCCGGCGAGGTCTACGACGCCGTCGAGCTCGCCCTCGACGAGGATCTGCCCTCGGCCGCTCCCGGTGAGATGCCCAGCGAGGACGTCACGTCGGTGGCCACGATCGCCCCCGACTCGACCGGGATCGGCGTCTTCGCCGCCCGGGAGGACGGCGTGGTGGCCGGCCTCGGCGTGGCCGAGCTCGTCTTCGCGTACGTCATGGGTGACTCGGTCACGGTGACCGACCGCGTCAAGGACGGCTCCAAGGTGAAGGCCGGCGACGTCATCATGCGGATCGCCGGGCCGACCCGCGGGCTGCTGACCGCGGAGCGTACGGCGCTCAACTACGCCTCCCACCTCTCCGGCGTCGCCACCGGCGTCGCGGCCTGGACCGAGGCCCTGGAGGGCACCGGCGCGCAGGTCCTCGACACCCGCAAGACGCTGCCGGGCTTCCGGTCCCTGGAGAAGTACGCCGTGCGCTGCGGCGGGGGCGCCAACCACCGGATGTCGCTGTGCGACATGGCGCTTGTCAAGGACAACCACATCGTCGCCGCCGGCGGCGCGGTGCAGGCCTACGAGGCCGTGAAGTTCGCCTACCCGGACGTGCCGATCGAGGTCGAGGTGACCACGCTCGAGGAGCTCGAGGCGCTGCTCGCCGCCGGTTGCGGCCGGATCATGCTCGACAACATGTCGACCGCGATGATGAAGGAGGCCGTCGAGATCACCGCCGGACGTGCGGTGCTCGAGGCGTCCGGTGGGCTGACCCTCGACCGGGCCCGGGAGGTCGCCGAGACCGGTGTCGACTATCTCTCCGTCGGCGCGCTGACCCATTCGGTGAAGGTCTTCGACATCGGCTTCGACCTGTCCGAGGGCTGA
- a CDS encoding type III pantothenate kinase, which translates to MSLLAVNIGNSHTVLGLIADGVVSADWKVSTLEHRTADEWWALLRGILGDALVASVDGVVVCATVPAVLHEWREMIARHLGSVESVVVEPGVRSGIPILMDNPREVGTDRIANAVAAVALHGGPAIAVDFRGTATTFDVVNAAGQYVGGAILPGIELSLEALGRRGAQLRKVELARPRSVIAKNTVEALQSGMVFGVAAQVEGLVARIIAELGVPADDVAVIATGYLAEFVLGESKCFSVHSPWLTMQGLELIFQRNVGR; encoded by the coding sequence ATGTCCCTGCTCGCTGTCAACATCGGCAACAGCCACACGGTTCTCGGGCTGATCGCCGATGGCGTCGTGTCCGCCGACTGGAAGGTCTCCACGCTCGAGCACCGCACCGCCGACGAATGGTGGGCGCTGCTGCGGGGGATTCTCGGCGATGCGCTGGTGGCGAGCGTGGACGGCGTGGTGGTGTGCGCGACCGTGCCCGCGGTCCTGCACGAGTGGCGCGAGATGATCGCCCGCCATCTCGGCTCGGTCGAGAGCGTGGTGGTCGAGCCGGGCGTACGCTCCGGCATCCCGATCCTCATGGACAACCCGCGCGAGGTCGGCACCGACCGGATCGCCAACGCGGTCGCGGCCGTGGCGCTCCACGGCGGCCCGGCGATCGCGGTCGACTTCCGCGGCACGGCGACGACCTTCGACGTCGTCAACGCCGCGGGGCAGTACGTCGGCGGTGCGATCCTGCCGGGCATCGAGCTGTCCCTCGAGGCCCTGGGCCGGCGCGGCGCGCAGCTTCGGAAGGTCGAGCTCGCCCGGCCGCGTTCGGTGATCGCCAAGAACACGGTCGAGGCCCTGCAGTCCGGAATGGTGTTCGGAGTCGCGGCGCAGGTCGAGGGTCTGGTCGCCCGGATCATTGCCGAGCTGGGTGTGCCCGCGGACGACGTTGCGGTGATTGCGACCGGCTATCTCGCGGAGTTCGTTCTCGGTGAGAGTAAATGCTTCTCGGTGCATTCTCCGTGGCTGACGATGCAAGGTCTGGAACTGATATTCCAGAGGAATGTCGGCCGTTAG
- a CDS encoding histone-like nucleoid-structuring protein Lsr2, whose translation MAKKVQIILEDDIDGSEAAETVSFALDGTSYEIDLSDANAAKLRDSLALFIGHAQKVSGRRGSAKKAPTAGGSTPKVMREWGKANGYTVPDRGRIPADVRAAFEAAH comes from the coding sequence ATGGCTAAGAAGGTTCAGATCATCCTCGAGGATGACATCGACGGCTCGGAAGCTGCGGAGACGGTGTCTTTCGCCCTGGACGGCACCTCTTACGAGATTGATCTCAGCGACGCCAATGCGGCAAAGCTGCGTGATTCTCTCGCGCTCTTCATCGGTCACGCCCAGAAGGTGAGCGGCCGACGCGGCAGCGCCAAGAAGGCTCCCACCGCCGGCGGGTCGACCCCGAAGGTCATGCGGGAGTGGGGAAAGGCCAACGGTTACACCGTGCCCGACCGTGGCCGCATTCCGGCCGACGTCCGGGCCGCTTTCGAAGCGGCTCACTGA
- a CDS encoding ATP-dependent Clp protease ATP-binding subunit — protein sequence MFERFTDRARRVVVLAQEEARMLSHNYIGTEHILLGLIHEGEGVAAKALESLDISLEAVRNQVEEIIGQGQQAPSGHIPFTPRAKKVLELSLREALQLGHSYIGTEHILLGLIREGEGVAAQVLQKLGADLNRVRQQVIQLLSGFQGKEGQAGTSGATASTGTTSTEAPSSSLVLDQFGRNLTQDAREGKLDPIIGREGQIERVMQVLSRRTKNNPVLIGEPGVGKTSIVEGLAQDIVKGNVPETLKDKQIYTLDLGALVAGSRYRGDFEERLKKVLKEIKTRGDIVLFIDEIHTLVGAGAAEGAIDAASILKPMLARGELQTIGATTLDEYRKYLEKDAALERRFQPIQVPEPTIAVAIEMLKGIRDRYEAHHRVTITDEALVAAVTMADRYISDRFLPDKAIDLIDEAGSRLRIRRMTAPADLREYDDKIADVRQRKEAAIDGQDFEAAARLRDEEKQLIAKKAEREKAWRAGDMDEVAEVDEELIAEVLAVATGIPIVQVNEEESARLLRMEDELHKRVIGQDEAVKALSRAIRRTRAGLKDPKRPGGSFIFAGPSGVGKTWLSKTLAEFLFGDEDALIQLDMSEFGEKHTVSRLFGSPPGYVGYEEGGQLTEKVRRKPFSVVLFDEVEKAHPDIFNSLLQILEEGRLTDSQGRVVDFKNTVIIMTTNLGTRDIAKSVNLGFSQASDKAGSYERMKSKVSDELKQHFRPEFLNRVDEVIVFPPLSQEQIIAMVDNMIGAVEIRLKDRDMGIELTTAAKKLLAERGFDPVLGARPLRRTVQREIEDVLAEKMLYGDIGPGSIVVVDVEGEGPAAKFTFEGQKRSSIPDVPPLEGATVTDIELPDQDEPINIEKPKPDSE from the coding sequence ATGTTCGAGCGGTTCACTGACCGAGCCCGCCGGGTGGTCGTGCTGGCCCAGGAAGAGGCCCGCATGCTCTCCCACAACTACATCGGGACCGAGCACATCCTGCTCGGCCTGATCCACGAGGGAGAAGGCGTCGCTGCCAAGGCCCTCGAGTCCCTCGACATCTCGCTCGAGGCGGTCCGCAACCAGGTCGAGGAGATCATCGGCCAGGGCCAGCAGGCACCGTCCGGGCACATCCCGTTCACGCCGCGTGCCAAGAAGGTGCTCGAGCTGTCCCTGCGCGAGGCGCTGCAGCTCGGCCACTCCTACATCGGCACCGAGCACATCCTGCTCGGCCTGATCCGTGAGGGCGAGGGCGTTGCCGCCCAGGTGCTGCAGAAGCTCGGCGCCGACCTCAACCGGGTCCGCCAGCAGGTCATCCAGCTGCTCTCGGGCTTCCAGGGCAAGGAGGGCCAGGCCGGCACCTCCGGCGCCACCGCGTCGACCGGCACGACTTCGACCGAGGCGCCCTCCTCCAGCCTCGTGCTCGACCAGTTCGGCCGCAACCTGACCCAGGACGCCCGCGAGGGCAAGCTCGACCCGATCATCGGTCGGGAAGGCCAGATCGAGCGCGTGATGCAGGTGCTGTCGCGGCGTACGAAGAACAACCCGGTCCTGATCGGTGAGCCCGGCGTCGGCAAGACGTCGATCGTCGAGGGGCTGGCCCAGGACATCGTCAAGGGCAACGTGCCCGAGACGCTCAAGGACAAGCAGATCTACACCCTCGACCTGGGTGCGCTGGTCGCCGGCTCGCGTTACCGCGGTGACTTCGAGGAGCGCCTCAAGAAGGTGCTCAAGGAGATCAAGACCCGCGGCGACATCGTGCTGTTCATCGACGAGATCCACACCCTCGTCGGCGCCGGTGCGGCCGAGGGCGCGATCGACGCCGCCTCGATCCTCAAGCCGATGCTGGCTCGCGGTGAGCTGCAGACCATCGGTGCGACGACGCTGGACGAATACCGGAAATACCTGGAGAAGGACGCCGCTCTCGAGCGTCGTTTCCAGCCGATCCAGGTGCCGGAGCCGACGATCGCGGTCGCGATCGAGATGCTCAAGGGCATCCGCGACCGCTACGAGGCCCACCACCGGGTCACGATCACCGACGAGGCCCTGGTCGCTGCGGTCACCATGGCCGACCGTTACATCTCCGACCGGTTCCTGCCGGACAAGGCGATCGACCTGATCGACGAGGCCGGCTCGCGTCTGCGCATCCGCCGGATGACGGCCCCTGCCGACCTGCGGGAGTACGACGACAAGATCGCCGACGTGCGCCAGCGCAAGGAGGCCGCGATCGACGGCCAGGACTTCGAGGCGGCGGCCCGTCTGCGCGACGAGGAGAAGCAGCTCATCGCCAAGAAGGCCGAGCGTGAGAAGGCCTGGCGTGCCGGCGACATGGACGAGGTCGCCGAGGTGGATGAGGAGCTCATCGCCGAGGTTCTCGCCGTCGCGACCGGCATCCCGATCGTGCAGGTCAACGAGGAGGAGTCCGCGCGACTGCTGCGCATGGAGGACGAGCTCCACAAGCGCGTCATCGGCCAGGACGAGGCGGTCAAGGCCCTGTCCCGTGCCATCCGACGCACCCGTGCCGGTCTGAAGGACCCGAAGCGCCCCGGCGGTTCGTTCATCTTCGCCGGTCCGTCCGGTGTCGGTAAGACCTGGCTGTCCAAGACGCTCGCCGAGTTCCTCTTCGGCGACGAGGACGCGCTGATCCAGCTCGACATGTCGGAGTTCGGCGAGAAGCACACCGTCTCGCGGCTCTTCGGTTCGCCTCCGGGCTACGTCGGCTACGAGGAGGGTGGCCAGCTCACCGAGAAGGTGCGCCGTAAGCCGTTCTCCGTGGTCCTCTTCGACGAGGTCGAGAAGGCTCACCCGGACATCTTCAACTCGCTGCTGCAGATCCTGGAGGAAGGTCGCCTGACCGACTCCCAGGGCCGCGTGGTCGACTTCAAGAACACCGTGATCATCATGACCACCAACCTCGGCACCCGAGACATCGCCAAGTCGGTCAACCTGGGCTTCTCCCAGGCCAGCGACAAGGCGGGGTCCTACGAGAGGATGAAGTCGAAGGTCTCCGACGAGCTCAAGCAGCACTTCCGTCCGGAGTTCCTCAACCGTGTCGACGAGGTCATCGTGTTCCCGCCGCTGTCGCAGGAGCAGATCATCGCGATGGTCGACAACATGATCGGTGCCGTCGAGATCCGCCTCAAGGACCGCGACATGGGCATTGAGCTCACCACGGCCGCGAAGAAGCTGCTCGCCGAGCGCGGTTTCGACCCGGTCCTGGGCGCCCGTCCGCTGCGCCGCACGGTGCAGCGCGAGATCGAGGACGTGCTCGCCGAGAAGATGCTCTACGGCGACATCGGCCCCGGCTCGATCGTCGTGGTCGACGTCGAGGGAGAGGGCCCGGCCGCGAAGTTCACCTTCGAGGGTCAGAAGCGTTCCTCCATCCCGGACGTCCCTCCTCTCGAGGGCGCGACGGTGACCGATATCGAGCTCCCCGACCAGGATGAGCCGATCAACATCGAGAAGCCGAAGCCCGACTCGGAGTAA